A stretch of DNA from Ranitomeya variabilis isolate aRanVar5 chromosome 1, aRanVar5.hap1, whole genome shotgun sequence:
tgcatttcaccacagacacttggacgagtagacatggacaggggtgttacatgtcagtgactgggcactgggtaactatggtgacatcaggagaaggggctgctgtccaagtcttgccgtccccacaagttgctcgtcgatcctctgtatctggaagttcctccactgcttctgcctcctcaacctcctctcggtcctccacctgcacccaaagcttgtctggtaatgccacccacgttctaattgcacagaaggaatcctgcacacctcctcactatgctgtcaccagtgctcaacggcatcaggcagtgtttacatagaaatgtctgggaaatgtgagtcacacagctgagttccatcaatggttgtctccactcaacctgcagccaggaaaggccctgtgcgacaatgctgcaaacctgggtgcggcccttcgccggggcaatgttacacacgtgccttgtatggctcacgttttgaacctggttgtccagcaatttttatacaACTCTCCCGGACTAGataggcttctgcagagggcacggtcgctgtgtgctcacttccgccgttcgcatcccgcagttcaacgacttacatctctacaaaagtcgttgggcctgccagttcaccggctgaaatgtgatgtgcccacatggtggaattcaactctgcacatgttgcagcgactgtgacaGCACTGACGAgctctggtgcaatacgttatgacgtatagcctgggccaatgagatccagaggtggggcaaatcacgctgcaggagtggtctcagatcagggacctatgcacccttctgcagttttgaaatagcgacgaagatgtttagtgctgatgccattatcagcatgactattccggtcatttacatgctggagcacaccttgaacactattcggagtcaggtggtgggacaagaggaggaggaacaggagtcgtcgtatgcggaagggataatatctccaaggtccagacggtcggcagcaccaagtcggctggcattggaggctgggggagagggattaccgagggcgcatggtagcagccaaactgttgaggaaggtgcaggaggcaaggaagaagtggaggacgaactggctctgggcatggaagactcatcagatgagggagaccttgatcaaatttctgttgtgcgaggttttggggagagggcagaggaaggaagcatgattttcACCtcaccgccaccaagacaacaaggacttggtcctcctggatgcgcaagacacacgagtgtcttcttgctgcactacctgcaacatgaccctcggattgtcagaatccgaagtaatgccgactactgggttgccacactcttagatccccggtacaaaagtaaatttggcaaaataattcctgccatagaaagggattcacacatgcaggagtatcagcagagactgttacagaatcttacatctgcttttccacaaaacaccagtggtgcacatagtgaatCTCGAGTTCTaagttgccaaccgtgggactgtcgagtcatcactcaaaccgtaacagtaacatcaaatctggtggtaacagcaattttttccaatcgtttcaagaattttttagaccatcctttgcaaggccacaggagacaagaagtttgACGCATAGCCATCgcttagagaggatggtacaggagtatctccaagttaacatcaatgccatgactgtggaactggacccttgctcattttggcctTCCAATCTggtaaatggcctgagctcgccactcacgccttggagatcttgtcgtgcaccGCAGCTAGCGTTGtccctgaacgtgtgttcagcactgctggtggtgtgctgacagttaagcgcacgcggctgtccagtgacaatgtagacagactaacgttcatcaagatgaacaaatcctggatccgcaaggacttttctacccctgtgtcatcctggagaGACTaaaagcagagtaccccacccatgaagcaagctacactgcctgtttatctaagtaccaatttttaactgcatctagcccaggaaatccttttgggcctagtagcattttgtgctactcagcagagtaccccacccatgaagcaagctacaccgcctgtttatctaagtgctaatttttaactgcatctagcccaggcaatactttgggcctagtagcagtttctgctactcaacagagtaccccacccatgaagcaagctacaccgccttcttcctttctcaatctaacccctcggctctggggtgtccgctctccctccagctctttccttctcacaggtggactaccgcgtttatttacactgtggcaaatcttttgggcccaggcataagaagtcgtcgaggtaatggataatatgtgcccccttagaaacgtccatgacgacccattcgaggaagcaactaaacgcctcaaatagtgagcaggatatggagcaccccatgggcaaacagcgatctatgtagtatgctccttcacagaagcagcccaataggcggacattattcggaggcacaggtagtaaccggaacgccccctcaatgtctgttttggccattagggtgccccttccttcccaacttcttgaccgcctgactgcctcgtcaaaggaggtacagtacatagttggttccacgtcgatgttgtcgtttactgacctgccctttggatatgacaaatggtggattagtctgaatgtattgggttccttttttagcatgactcccaacgggggtaccactacgtcttgttCTGAATGgatccgccgccattctacctaaagatatttttttcaatttttttgtcacgtctgggtgttggtaagctgattttagatttttactccagcctttcttgattttacaagggcatgacatgcctatatctgtctcctcctccttttattttcgcatgactatatgtagttgtgacttttccatgtttgttgtgtcttctgagcagtttgtcagcttttggacaccttttaaggtgttttccatgtgtttgtgtttgcctgccattggtttcaatggggttcgacgaacattcgtcgaacacaccCCAATTtgacgaaccgaactcgaacactaggggggtggctcaatgcTAGTACCCAGCTCCAGCCAACAATAACATTGTACAGACCCCAGCCGGAGTGCTGtgtcttccaggtcagtggtccaggCAGCTCTCAGATAGCTTGGGGTTAACTCCACCAGAACCctgttatgttcctttcctggctgtcTCCTCTCCTGCCCCTCCACACAGTGTGTCCCAAAGCCAGCAGTCTCGGATCTTGTCGGGCGACGTCCTCTGGGCCCccttgatcctatatggctgccttttcagcgaatgtgtgtggttGTGGCAAATACAGATAGCACAGCTTCCAGCTGGCTAGctaagccttgtagttctccactagtctgggggccagttcccccactgcgacctggtccctccacccaactacggtTGGCATGGATACAGGcaccacgggtggattcctcactacccgtgcccctaggacctcttctctctgctttctgtcaggagcttctctATCTTCCTTGATCTCTCTCTGTCCTCTTGTTCTGGGACAAGCTCATCACtactcaagtccccagctccaaccgTCTCTCACGTCTGCTCTCCTGTTTCCCAGAGACTAACTTTCTAAACCTTTTGACTcctactgtttccatgacaactcctgtCATTCTCTCCACCCACACCGTCTACTTAGCTCCTCCCGGGCCgagaggtctggtgttggatgtaagtgtgtgggttctggattatggcccctccttacccgagaggggAGCACCACACCTCATCCGAGGTGCaatacctctgtggcaactggacctcaggggcgccacattgtCGATTTGTAAACTTTAGTGGGCTGATGCAATATGTACTCAGCAGGCATTTACAAATTGACATACAGCAAGGGTCAACTTTATCTCAAATGAAAGAATGACTTAACTGAGGCCTCTGAGACACTAACAAGAATAATGGAATGATTGCTTTACCCAATTACCAATCTCGTGTCTTGCCTTACGTATACATATAAGATCGAGCCTGTAATTCTTCCTCTGCGTGGAAACTGATTGCTTAGGCtaaactgacgagcaagcaaatctctaataaaacacaatgAGATTGATGTAACCAATGCGCCATACTCGTTGCTTGAGTTGTTAGAATGCTTTTTTGAGTTGCGAGCGGACATTGTTTTTATGATGTTGCAGTGAactaaaacataattctggcattcctatattttttttctcattacgccatttgccGTACAGgttatttaattttatattttgataaattgaaCTTTTATAGACACAGCGATACCTAATGTGTTTTATTTATTCAACGTTCCGGCCCTGCTGGCAGTATTAGGGCAGCTCTACACACCCTGTGGGAGCTGGAGGGGCGGCGCTGGAACTACTGAGGGAGCTGGATGGGTGTtgctaaataaataaaatgttgctGTCAGAAACTGCAGATGTTGGTAAGGGTCGAAAAAGGAGTAAGAATAAGGAGAATTCTAATGAAAGTGGGCAGAGGAAGGACGGGAAGATTCGTTCCGAAGGGGGCAGAGGGAGGATGGGAAGATTCATTCCGAGGAAAGGGGGCAGAGGGAGGATGGGAAGAATCGTTCCGAGGAAAGGGGGGGGCAGAGGGAGGATGGGAAGAATCGTTCCGAGGAAAGGGGGGCAGAGGGAGAATGGGAAGAATCGTTCCGAGGAAAGGGGGGGGCAGAGGGAGGATGGGAAGAATCGTTCCGAGGAAAGGGGGGGGCAGAGGGAGGATGGGAAAGAATCGTTCCGAGGAAAGGGGGGGCAGAGGGAGGATGGGAAGATTTGTTCTTGAGGAAAGGGAGCAGAGTGAGGATGGGAAGATTAGTTGCGAGGAAAGGGGGCAGAGGGAGGATGGGAAGAATTGTTCCATTGAAGGGGGCAGAGGGAGGATGGGAAGAATTGTTCCATTGAAGGGGGCAGAGGGAGGATGGGAAGAATCATTTTGAGGAACAGGAGCTTCAGTCAATGAACCTGAAGCCAAAAATGATTGTTTCAATTCTTAACACATCAGGTCTACAACAGCAGATAATCAGCATGCGAGCCATTCCTGCCCATGGGAAACGAAGCAGACACCCATGTGCCAAACGAATCCCTTAGCGTGGTGTAATGCATTTCCACAGCTAACGAAAGGGTCAGAACTTAGAACAAATAAAATCAATTAACTCTTCTTGCAAGATGTCAATAGTTGAGAACAGGGATTGATGGTGGGGAAACTTATTTCTTGGTACACCCTGACTCCTGTAAATTAATGTCCCCCTTCTTCTTAGGCTGGAGGTAGAGTAATTACGAGGTGAGGTTTTTTTGGGCACATCCTGACTCTTGATAGCTATGGATGGATAATTGTACAGTAGGATCACCAAAACATTATGTCTGCTCATGGCAGTTGCTTACCATCTGTTTAGGGCAATGCACCAAGGCACAAGGACTTCATAGCCCTGGATTGGTCCAGGCATATGACAGCGAGTGATCCTTTTATACTGCACGTGTGATCCGCAGCAGATTACATCATACGGTGGCGGTACTGTTAGAAGCTGGGTATGTATGGATGCAAATAGAAATTGCTAGTGCCTGGGGGAACCAGGGGTCAATAATGCCAGAAGACTCCCCCCTCAATAAGCAACCATTGTAAAAGATACTTAAAAAGAAGCCCCCACGTCTTGGAATCGAGCACCATGTAAGggccacatatcctccccccccccccccgaaataaTGGACATTTAGCCGAGCCTGTGTGTCAATAAGACAGGGCAGACAGCTGTCCGAGCCATCATCATCCCCAATTGCCATCTCTCAGAGAAAGTAGCAGCTTTAAGACGCACCTCATCTGTGTTACTCTTATTTTATCGGTCTGTCTTTTATTGAAATGTTAAGATTTTACAAAACaatctataaagaaaaaaaaaaaattcacacattCACTTCATAATAAAGACAAAAAGGGACAAGATCAGCAATTTCCGGCCTTAGCCCAGAACCGTTCTTTGCTTCATTATATTGGTTAACATTAAGGAGATTTCCTACAGAAAGGGATATAAATAACGAGATACACAAATCTGCTCAGAGCTATGCAGAAAACAGGAGCACGCACACAGGACAAGCAGCGCCGCGGCGAGGACGGGGGGCGGCGAGGACGGGGGGGATTCTCTTTCTCCATTTGTAAATTGAGGCTCAAACTTATGTCAAATTTTGCCTTGTTTTAATGCACATAAAAATGCGTCATCGTACAAATCATTTTCCCAATTCAACAAAAACAAGAATTTGTaaaacaaaaagtagaaaaacaaatgtaaaaagagaGAGTGCTTAAAAGTAAAACATGAGGCTTTCTCTTCCGATGGACGGAGGTTACAGCTTTCTTATTGCATCGTCGATGTCGGACATCTGGTCCTTCAGCTGATTCCACTGCTCAGGGTTTAACGAGATACCTGGAAAACAGAAGACACCAGGACCGTGTATCTGATGCTGCGGAAGGCGACAGCCGACAGGTAACATACAGGAATACTCAGCAATGTTTGATAAGTGGGCACCCGACTCCcaggacccccaccgatcagcagAATAAAGGGGCTGTGACGTTACTCCTGCCAAGGGAGCTGGTCTGGTACGAAGCTCCAGGCCTTAACCCCTCTCCAACATTTGGTGACCATGCAAGGGCAAGTGTATAGATCTTCAAAGGAGATCATGGTTATAGTTATACACTTGTATTGCAGTATAGAAGTGACCTAAAAGGGCATCTGtgtgaaaaagaggaaaaaaaacaaaacaactcacCATTTTATTTTCAGTGGgtcaaaaggggtgatttgaacttgtttttttcttcatttttaaaaacttttttcccccACCTTACTTTATTTAGTAGcccctttaggagacttgaaggCACAATAGTCTTGCTTGTGCTATACATGGCagtgcttcagccctgctatgtacaGCAAAAAAACAAGAGCCAGCATTCACATGAGTATTTTAATGACAGGAACAGAGTCTTCAGCATAACCCATCGGCGCCccatgatcacgtgacaggggcgcCGACAGGCAGCCGGAATGACGCGCTTCTGACCGCAGCATGTGAAATCCTCTCTCTGACAGCAAGATTCATCTGGTTAACAGCCGAGGGCCAGGCATCGATCTACCCACAGCTATTAAAGACAAATGACAGCCGATTAATTCAGCTGTTATATgtggggaaagatgcgggctcagcatcagtgcctgcatcaaagtcagggacatgaCATATGATGTAAATATACGTCATATCATGCCCCCCATAGCTAATTCTCTGCTGACCACGGGGCAGCTGATCACTGGCCTCCATGGTCACGGACTGTACATTATAGTAGCACCGCTGAGGCCAGACACTGGAGGCAGCGGTCACATCATCTGCAGTCATCAACCAGGGAATTAGCAGAAAGAAAGACATTTTAAAGTGCCTGCGCCTTGACTATATAcatgttttgaaaaaaataaataaatgtagcaacataaaaaaataaatagatttgACGTTTGTGTAAACTTTGATGTCAAACTTGTAATGGCTGTTCTCGTCTCCTTCTTGTGAAAGTCCACGGCTTCCACAAGTATTTAGTCACAAAAgtcaggtttgtttgtttttttttaaaatataaataatATTGAAAAGGAATCCCTGCGAGTTCCCAACAATTGCTGAATTGTTCCGAACGCTCCGTCATTTCCTCCCGGTAGGAAAATGTGTTACTGCTCTGCACTATTCTGTAGACCAGAAGTCGCCGTGGCCTAATGTGACAATGATGTGAAGATGAACGTTACCTTTTCTTCCTGGCTTCATTTCCCCTTGGTTGTCCATAAAATATTCTCTAATATCCACGAGTACTTTTCCTTTGAAGTCACGTACGCTGACGAATCGCATTTTTCCaatctggagaagaaaaaaaaacaaaaacattttagcGATTGGAAAAGCAACAGCTGTCAGCATAGATATTACATGGTTCAATCTCTGGGACTCTGCACACGAAGAGGCTCAGGCACCGATTTATCCTGTTCCTCAGAGTTTTTACCAACATGTGACAGATTGCAGCTCCCATTCCTAGTTCTCCTCTTTCAGCCACTTGGACACATGCTCACACCTGGCTGGGTCCAGTCCGCACGAGAATATCCAGGGGACCGGATATTCGAGCCGCTGCCCTCCATTATTAAACAGGTGAGACTTGATGCGAGCAGATGGTGTGAGTCTTCACAAAGGGAACGCACCTGGAACATGTTGTCGTCCTGGTTGCTGCTGCTTTGTTTGGAGGAGGCAGATCCCTTGGAGCTTTCTCCAGACTTCTGTTTCTTTGCCGGCTTTTCCTTCTCTGATGGGGGCTGCTTTTTTCTCTTTGCCTTCAAGACAAACACATTTGAAGGATTTTAGCTAAGGGTTAACGTTATATATTTGTATACTGGGGTACAGAATAAAGGATATATTTGTGTGGAATCAAATTCCACATTCGCCGAaaggaggatttttttttgttaatttgctTCTGTGCAGATTCATCTGGAAAAGGGCAATGAAAACCTCACAGTCACCGGTCTGTTCCTTGTCGCAGCtgcttatcacagacgctcgcagtGAAATCGCGCTCAGAGATGGAGGTCTCAGCCTAGTGTGCGGACCTCTGCGACATTTACGAGGGAGCGAAATCGCGGCTCACGTTACAACCTTACGTGCGCATGCCCACATCAGCGCCAGGAATCCTGGCCTAGTGTGAATTCGGCACAAGCGGCGGTGATAAAAAGATAAGACAAGGACCGGATGGGCAACTGTGAGAAGTAGGAGCCAGAGATGTGTGCAATAAGGTGgttttctactattttttttttttacatcccacATTTACTATGTTCTGCTGTCTGGAGAGAACCCAAAACATAATAATGGACATTCGATTTTTAGAGAAAAATCAGCACCAACAGGGGAACTCAAACTCTGCCCGATCCACTTAAATTAGGGGACAACTTACTGATCTCGCTGGGACTCCCAGTGATAGCGACAATGTGCACCTTCCCTCCATTCATTCGCTATCAGACAATAGCCCATCGCAGCGCTATCACCAGCAGTCCCGAAAACCCCAGCGATCAGTACCATCACCTATGTCAGTGCTGCATGGAGGTGCATCAAGCACCTAATATAACATCATAAACCAGATTACAAGCACAAACCCCATGTGGATTGTGTCACCCTTTTTAGTGAGCCAAATACAATCATACATGGATTTCTTTATGTGCGTTTTACACGTACGTTAGAAGCCgtatcatttaaagggaatctgtccccgagatgtgtatgacctattaatatgggcatacaggtgacaaatgtcacactagtcctacctgtatgctcatattaatGTTCTCGTCATTGAGAAATGTTGTAttgtgtctttatgctaatgatttcttccaggctccaagGTGTGCTGTGCCTGAAAGAAATCGCTGCCCCGTCTCATTGTGATACTTACCCTGCTCCCATCTGCGTCAGTTATGGCCCAGTAATCCCGCGTCTGTGCCCTGCACTCTCTCCACAATACATACCTTTTCCTCCCCTCCTATAggcgctgcattcagggatcttctgcgcagtcgACTTCCGATCATGTGACCTCCGGTGTGCGCGCCCATAAGGTGCTCTCCTCAttccctccctgcatagtcatcgccaTGTACACCTGGTTCCTAGCAATGACTCTGCTGGGACGAAGTGGGGAGAGAACCTTATCGGCGCTGACACTGGAGGTCACAATGACTCGCGAGTGCAGAAGACCCCTGAATGCAGCGCCCACAGAGGGGAGGAAGAGGAAtgcatttctgagggagtgcagggcacaGGAGCGGGATTCCAGCGCCAT
This window harbors:
- the SUB1 gene encoding activated RNA polymerase II transcriptional coactivator p15, producing MPKSKELVSSSSSGSESDSEVDQKAKRKKQPPSEKEKPAKKQKSGESSKGSASSKQSSSNQDDNMFQIGKMRFVSVRDFKGKVLVDIREYFMDNQGEMKPGRKGISLNPEQWNQLKDQMSDIDDAIRKL